The proteins below come from a single Lactobacillus johnsonii genomic window:
- a CDS encoding MurR/RpiR family transcriptional regulator, with product MADILNIIHSKKAQMPKKEQFLAEYISNNIKTVIKSSIQKLSKDTGISTATIVRFCQEIGVDGFSELKLELAALQLPKEPAEYDEIDIGEDVSSIKDKMATRFKSVIDITKSGIDEKTISKLVKEINQASRILAYGVGASGLVANDLYQKFLRLGKAITYTTDFHIAATEIGNFTPNDILILISNQGMTTEISDLLEVGKSVGIKTVLLTAQPRTAIAKKADLVLLTQDIGEPKIRSGATTSMISQLFVVDVLVFAYISRCSDKVFENLKRSNKTTLIHKNKKRGK from the coding sequence ATGGCAGATATTTTAAATATCATTCATTCTAAGAAGGCTCAGATGCCAAAAAAAGAACAATTTTTAGCAGAGTACATAAGTAATAACATTAAAACAGTTATAAAGTCTTCTATTCAAAAATTATCTAAAGATACTGGTATTAGTACAGCAACGATTGTTCGATTCTGCCAAGAAATTGGGGTTGATGGATTTAGTGAATTAAAATTAGAACTAGCTGCACTACAGTTACCCAAAGAACCTGCTGAATATGATGAAATAGATATTGGAGAAGATGTTTCATCAATAAAGGATAAAATGGCCACAAGGTTTAAGTCAGTGATAGACATAACTAAAAGTGGAATCGATGAAAAAACAATTTCTAAACTAGTAAAAGAAATTAATCAGGCTTCACGGATTTTAGCATATGGTGTTGGAGCATCCGGTCTAGTAGCTAATGACCTATACCAGAAATTTCTTCGTTTAGGAAAAGCTATCACCTATACTACTGATTTTCATATTGCAGCTACAGAAATTGGAAACTTTACCCCTAATGATATTTTAATCTTAATCAGTAATCAGGGAATGACGACTGAAATTAGTGATCTTTTAGAAGTGGGGAAATCAGTTGGTATAAAAACTGTGTTACTAACAGCACAGCCTAGAACTGCAATAGCTAAAAAAGCTGATCTTGTATTACTTACCCAAGATATTGGGGAGCCCAAAATTAGGTCTGGTGCTACTACATCGATGATAAGTCAACTCTTTGTAGTAGATGTTTTAGTATTTGCCTATATTTCACGGTGTTCAGATAAGGTGTTTGAAAACTTAAAACGCTCTAATAAGACGACTTTAATTCATAAAAATAAAAAGAGAGGTAAATAA
- the phnD gene encoding phosphate/phosphite/phosphonate ABC transporter substrate-binding protein encodes MKIKKFLIGAAMVLLAASTAACSNNKSASKTSDGYTPKELNVQFVPSVQASKLEAKAKPLQGLLEKQLHMPVHVTVSTDNSALVEAMASKKVDVGFLPPDAYVLAHKRGVADVLLQAQRYGYDEASGKQNHKLMDSYRSMIVVKKGSKIKSWKDLKGKTIAVQDPTSTSGYVLPIAELHKKGLNVPKDCKLVQVKGHDQAVLSVYNGDADAAFVFSDARPLAAKDAPAVMKDVVPIYFTKYIPNDTVAVRSGMSKSFRKKLATAFKDIAKTKKGKKILENIYQHYGYVDSKDSNFNIVREYEAEAKKAEK; translated from the coding sequence ATGAAGATAAAGAAATTTTTAATCGGCGCTGCTATGGTTTTACTTGCTGCATCAACTGCTGCATGTTCCAACAATAAGTCTGCTTCTAAAACAAGTGATGGCTATACTCCTAAAGAATTAAACGTTCAGTTTGTTCCTAGTGTCCAAGCTTCTAAACTTGAAGCTAAAGCTAAGCCATTACAAGGCTTGCTTGAAAAGCAATTGCATATGCCTGTTCATGTAACTGTTTCAACTGATAACTCAGCTTTAGTTGAAGCAATGGCATCAAAGAAAGTTGATGTCGGTTTCTTACCACCTGATGCTTATGTCTTAGCCCACAAACGTGGTGTTGCTGACGTTTTGCTCCAAGCACAACGCTATGGCTATGACGAAGCAAGCGGTAAGCAAAATCACAAATTAATGGATAGCTACCGTTCAATGATCGTAGTTAAAAAGGGCTCTAAGATCAAATCTTGGAAAGATCTAAAAGGTAAGACAATTGCCGTTCAAGATCCAACCTCTACTTCTGGTTACGTTCTTCCAATTGCGGAACTTCACAAGAAAGGTTTAAATGTACCAAAAGATTGTAAATTAGTTCAAGTTAAGGGCCACGATCAAGCTGTTTTATCAGTTTATAACGGTGATGCCGATGCTGCCTTTGTCTTCTCTGACGCTCGTCCTCTTGCTGCTAAAGATGCACCTGCTGTAATGAAGGATGTTGTTCCAATTTACTTTACTAAATACATTCCAAACGATACTGTTGCTGTTAGAAGCGGCATGTCTAAGTCATTTAGAAAGAAACTTGCTACTGCCTTTAAGGATATTGCTAAGACCAAGAAGGGTAAGAAGATCCTTGAAAATATTTACCAACACTATGGTTATGTAGATTCTAAAGATTCTAACTTCAATATTGTTCGTGAATACGAAGCTGAAGCTAAAAAGGCTGAAAAATAA
- a CDS encoding MupG family TIM beta-alpha barrel fold protein: MLGFSVYLNKKIDAETREYIRKMKDNGFEGIFTSIHIPEEDITSYKQNLQELGKIAKEQNLSVMVDIDQSSLKKLKISMDTIPNLKKAGITGLRIDDKLPIKKIAELSNLIEIGINASTFSEEELKELLLLNVKRENVQAWFNFYPSPDTGISQQFLEQQVRMFKKYGFTTQAFFAGDENLRGPLYEGLPTLEKQRYYSPLASILELQNMGVDLVYVGDGGISEDSLKQIDTYKNKKQILLHTKKCENGDKDLYDYVLGKHNQRPDPAEYVVRCEDSRLHPVPVIKKNNTGKRYIGDITINNDKYQRYMGEIQILKVNLPASEKVNIVGKIIEKDIPLINLIKPSQEFILLRTMKE; this comes from the coding sequence ATGTTAGGCTTTTCTGTATATTTAAATAAAAAAATTGATGCTGAGACTCGAGAATATATTAGGAAAATGAAGGATAATGGCTTTGAAGGAATCTTTACGTCGATTCATATTCCCGAAGAAGATATAACTAGCTATAAACAAAATCTACAAGAATTAGGAAAAATAGCAAAAGAACAGAATCTTAGTGTAATGGTTGATATTGATCAAAGTAGTTTGAAAAAATTAAAAATATCAATGGATACAATCCCTAACTTGAAGAAAGCCGGTATAACTGGTTTGCGAATAGATGATAAATTGCCAATTAAAAAAATTGCTGAGTTGTCTAACTTAATAGAAATTGGGATAAATGCTAGTACTTTTAGTGAAGAAGAGTTAAAAGAATTGCTTTTGTTAAATGTAAAAAGAGAAAACGTGCAAGCATGGTTCAATTTTTACCCTTCTCCTGATACAGGAATTAGTCAGCAGTTTTTAGAGCAGCAAGTTCGTATGTTTAAAAAATATGGCTTTACTACTCAGGCATTTTTTGCTGGGGATGAAAATTTAAGAGGTCCTTTATACGAGGGACTGCCAACTCTTGAAAAGCAGCGGTATTATAGTCCGTTAGCTAGTATTTTAGAATTACAAAATATGGGAGTAGATTTAGTTTATGTCGGGGATGGGGGAATTAGTGAAGATTCGTTAAAGCAAATAGATACTTATAAAAATAAAAAACAAATATTACTTCATACAAAAAAATGCGAAAATGGAGATAAAGATTTATATGATTATGTATTAGGAAAACATAATCAGCGGCCTGATCCAGCTGAATATGTAGTGAGATGTGAAGATTCGAGATTACATCCGGTACCGGTAATTAAGAAAAATAATACTGGCAAAAGATATATTGGAGATATTACAATCAATAATGATAAGTACCAACGGTATATGGGAGAAATTCAAATACTTAAGGTAAATTTACCAGCTAGTGAAAAAGTAAATATAGTAGGAAAAATTATAGAAAAAGATATACCTTTGATTAATTTGATAAAGCCTAGCCAGGAATTTATCTTACTTCGTACCATGAAGGAGTAA
- a CDS encoding BMP family ABC transporter substrate-binding protein, translating to MKLNKKFNLLLITSAIFLIASACSKPNHEETINKKTDNHIALISDINGIKDNSLNQSVWNGLKDYGTKNDLPEGNKGYNYFVPKDPKNYQTTINEALDKNFSTIIGVGYTLKPNIIKAAKNNPKKNFVVIDAHTPKLKNLTGISFKNQEGAYLAGVAAAYTTKSQIVGLVLGQNSKEMASFKAGFIQGVRTTNRKLHKHIKVVSQTVGNFSDANKAHDIAQEMYNKKADIIFQAAGKSGQGVFKAAQEINQARPVGQKVWVIGSDEDQSKLGDYLAKGGQPSNFTLTSVIKSADLAVEDIATQTASGKFPGGKTLKYGLKNKGISLVQGNLSYHTWIKVQKAKQKIIDGKIKVDTD from the coding sequence ATGAAACTAAATAAAAAATTTAATCTATTATTGATCACAAGTGCTATCTTTTTAATAGCAAGTGCTTGTAGCAAGCCTAATCATGAGGAAACAATAAATAAAAAGACAGACAATCATATCGCTCTGATATCTGACATTAACGGCATTAAAGATAATTCTTTAAATCAATCTGTCTGGAATGGTTTAAAAGATTATGGTACTAAAAATGATCTTCCAGAAGGAAACAAAGGCTATAACTATTTTGTACCTAAAGATCCGAAAAACTATCAAACCACTATCAATGAAGCGTTAGATAAAAATTTCTCAACTATTATTGGTGTTGGCTATACTCTTAAGCCAAATATTATTAAAGCAGCTAAAAATAATCCGAAAAAAAATTTTGTTGTTATTGATGCCCATACTCCAAAACTAAAAAATTTAACCGGTATCTCCTTTAAGAATCAAGAAGGAGCATATTTAGCTGGTGTAGCAGCTGCTTACACGACTAAAAGTCAAATAGTTGGTTTAGTCTTAGGTCAAAATAGTAAAGAAATGGCCTCATTCAAAGCAGGTTTTATTCAAGGCGTAAGAACAACAAATCGTAAACTTCATAAACATATTAAAGTAGTAAGCCAGACAGTTGGAAACTTTTCGGATGCTAATAAAGCACACGATATTGCCCAGGAAATGTACAATAAAAAAGCTGACATCATTTTTCAAGCAGCAGGTAAAAGTGGACAAGGTGTATTCAAAGCAGCTCAGGAAATCAATCAAGCTCGACCTGTAGGGCAAAAAGTATGGGTTATAGGATCTGATGAAGATCAATCAAAATTGGGCGACTACCTTGCAAAAGGCGGACAACCATCTAATTTCACTCTTACTTCAGTTATCAAAAGTGCCGATCTTGCTGTTGAAGATATTGCTACCCAAACTGCTAGTGGGAAATTCCCAGGTGGTAAAACTCTGAAGTATGGTCTTAAAAACAAAGGTATTTCTTTAGTTCAAGGGAATTTATCCTATCATACCTGGATTAAAGTTCAAAAAGCTAAGCAAAAAATCATTGACGGGAAGATTAAGGTTGATACAGATTAA